From Acropora muricata isolate sample 2 chromosome 14, ASM3666990v1, whole genome shotgun sequence, one genomic window encodes:
- the LOC136898378 gene encoding uncharacterized protein isoform X1, producing the protein MMGENSLIIWGILCSTFITSSSAGCNRALGMKSGEILDDQITASSKSGRFFRPALARLGLRRDGGGWCPSNDDQHPYLQIDLRTPHTLTSISTQGANSIYQNRIQKFRLSYSYDNKTWYNYTINGSVETFEGNYDPYITLSVTTKLPRALTARVFRIHPIIVDKDVPPCARVELIGCQPSEDCKTPVGVEDRRITDQQITASSHFNEHYAFNGRLNNKPQTNSNGSYSWGGWCTDANDKTPYLQIDMEQVRAVSGVATQGYMIDIYVTSYSLNYSTDGRTWQSYKEKGPKSGTKVFQGNWDNDTPIPNMFARRIYARFIRFNPIDFRGGLICMRVEVYECQPTKGSVPHVSPPSGTVALNRTSSVNLTCLVTGQAGARVEWYKNRQRLLGPPFSPIRSIRYGNGSVESVLTLSKVKYRDRGTIMSCSAWYPSLAINSTRNVLLLVHAPRPVVVVSDVLSRKAVLHVRDPSPTETVQYLVRYKIYPRYTTWIEERRNKTGHGADTWIVLHNIHPYSSYTVEVASHYRDDDVGPYSVNKHFTTKQAAPSGPPRDVLIIPRDKNSIRVSWSIPSARDCNGKITKYEIAVYQKNGDTRTYLSGEKTLSKDVTGLETNQRFLIGVRAYTKVGPGPYSKNQSYSTEVSRGSQVTQALEKLNKVPVTNKNAHIVTKEVRNITSKPTKLLQNDLSVTAKILDKVVKTNVTSVDVGDNVLRTISQVMDASPEVLEGSQRRNNKSARFVRIIEDYIDKGGKFSKGTSNIGVHTQVISKDSSSIAVSVKATHGSIAINHTQNATSLDSDASISVPGSILTNGTGNTTLIVVYYRNSKLFAPEYRRAEVCEDGFTKEKVQEVERSGASSYTMENSTGSRITTSSPVLSASLRNKQVSNLTKPVIIKFKMPADQVIKKSTRCVWWDFKKRGWSTDGCSLRGIVNDTIICECNHMTNFAALVDIDGPSSKACGKHSTALSLISYVGCALSILGLSLTIFTFAFFKKLRKDQIAAKILLHLCASLLCVLIVFVAGVERGTVSENACLIVAALVHYFLLVAFLWMLIEAYFMYQAFVKVFRDFGEHVMWKCSAFGWGVPFIVVFVTVAVDRTSYGGKHYCRIGDTAFFAAFAAPVAFVMFVNTITFFLIMYKLATRPPNTGDPSSSSEGVVKVKRAFGILILVGITWVFGFFAIADARLVFHYLFAVCNSLQGFAIFVFYCVIQRKVRECWKALLTCDLGRLKKSRSLFTDSYYDRRRLSSASRNQLDTMRPRVSTGMSQVQITLPRDHHNPQPDVVQDCLHHSNIIYDDDCAYPRLRVESSDYQLNEMGASQTICTDDSWDDHSLRFSYRGDSRSPSLRSRGLNIPHSQNSSARGTPASSAPSTPKMLRSPRIHPVEIRKGPRESTLHLNPPLKETLKRTASHTPESSRPTNHSLLRRTKSASLSLEDLRFSTDFSVSSDQTSCESLSSEAATPTMEQFLGVPLREQIVGPVRGSIRGFVGYVETTVENFDLLIDLEKLRSSAAAREAYGV; encoded by the exons TGGAGGTTGGTGTCCTTCTAACGACGATCAGCATCCATATCTTCAAATTGATCTACGGACTCCTCACACCCTGACGAGTATTTCTACCCAAGGAGCAAATAGCATTTACCAGAACCGAATACAAAAATTCAGACTGTCGTATAGCTATGACAATAAAACATGGTATAACTACACAATCAACGGTTCGGTGGAG acATTTGAAGGCAACTACGATCCTTACATCACTTTGTCTGTCACAACAAAACTGCCGAGGGCACTGACTGCACGGGTGTTCCGAATCCATCCAATAATAGTGGACAAAGATGTCCCACCTTGCGCAAGGGTGGAGCTCATTGGATGTCAGCCATCGGAAG ACTGTAAAACTCCCGTGGGGGTAGAAGACCGAAGGATCACGGATCAGCAGATCACCGCTTCGTCGCACTTCAATGAACATTACGCCTTCAATGGCCGCCTTAACAATAAACCCCAAACGAATAGTAATGGCAGCTATAGTTGGGGTGGATGGTGCACCGATGCTAATGACAAGACTCCGTACCTACAG ATCGATATGGAACAAGTGCGGGCTGTTTCTGGTGTGGCCACCCAAGGATACATGATTGATATTTATGTTACTAGTTATTCGCTGAACTACAGTACAGATGGACGAACATGGCAGTCCTATAAAGAGAAGGGCCCCAAGAGTGGAACAAAG GTGTTTCAAGGGAACTGGGACAATGACACGCCGATTCCGAATATGTTCGCTCGTAGAATATATGCTCGTTTTATTCGCTTCAATCCAATCGACTTTCGTGGTGGATTAATTTGCATGCGCGTTGAGGTTTATGAGTGCCAACCCACTAAAG GAAGTGTTCCTCACGTAAGTCCCCCAAGTGGAACAGTGGCGCTGAATCGGACCAGTTCTGTAAACTTAACGTGCCTTGTCACGGGGCAGGCTGGAGCTCGCGTGGAATGGTACAAGAACAGGCAGAGACTTTTAGGGCCGCCTTTCTCGCCGATCCGTAGTATTCGCTACGGAAACGGAAGCGTTGAAAGCGTGCTGACTCTCAGCAAGGTCAAGTACAGGGATCGAGGAACGATTATGTCGTGTTCGGCTTGGTACCCTTCCCTGGCCATTAACTCTACACGGAATGTCCTCTTGTTAGTTCACG CCCCTCGCCCTGTCGTTGTTGTATCTGATGTGCTATCCAGAAAAGCGGTACTTCATGTAAGAGACCCGTCGCCTACAGAAACCGTTCAGTATTTAGTACGATACAAAATATACCCTAGATACACAACCTGGATTGAAGAGAGACGGAATAAAACTGGTCATGGTGCTGACACCTGGATAGTTTTACATAACATACATCCTTACTCGTCCTATACAGTGGAAGTGGCTTCACATTACAGAGACGACGACGTTGGTCCTTACAGTGTTAACAAGCACTTTACAACCAAGCAAGCAG CCCCAAGCGGTCCACCACGTGATGTTCTTATCATACCACGTGACAAGAATAGTATTCGCGTGTCTTGGTCCATTCCCAGTGCGAGAGACTGCAATGGCAAAATAACCAAGTACGAGATTGCAGTGTACCAAAAAAATGGCGACACTCGAACTTACTTGAGCGGAGAAAAGACGCTCTCAAAGGATGTTACAGGATTGGAAACGAATCAACGATTTTTGATTGGAGTGCGGGCATATACAAAGGTGGGACCTGGGCCATACAGCAAGAATCAAAGCTATTCGACAG AGGTCAGTCGAGGTTCCCAAGTAACGCAAGCGTTAGAGAAACTCAATAAG GTTCCTGTAACGAACAAAAACGCTCACATTGTCACGAAAGAAGTTCGGAATATTACATCCAAGCCGACGAAACTGTTACAGAACGACTTATCCGTGACAGCAAAGATCCTTGACAAAGTTGTCAAAACAAACGTCACTTCCGTTGACGTAGGCGACAACGTGTTGCGCACCATAAGTCAAGTGATGGATGCTAGCCCTGAAGTACTGGAAGGTTCACAAAGAAGGAACAACAAATCCGCTAG ATTCGTAAGAATTATTGAGGATTACATTGACAAGGGAGGTAAATTCAGCAAAGGAACATCGAACATTGGCGTGCATACACAAGTGATCTCTAAAGATAGCAGTAGTATTGCCGTGTCTGTAAAAGCCACACATGGCAGCATCGCCATTAACCACACCCAAAACGCTACCAGTCTCGATAGCGATGCGAGTATATCTGTGCCGGGGTCGATTCTCACCAACGGCACTGGCAATACGACGTTGATTGTGGTTTACTACCGCAACAGCAAGCTTTTTGCGCCGGAATATCGAAGAGCAGAGGTTTGCGAGGACGGTTTTACCAAGGAAAAGGTCCAAGAAGTGGAAAGATCGGGCGCTTCGTCGTACACCATGGAGAATTCAACAGGAAGTAGAATTACTACGAGCAGCCCTGTCTTGTCAGCCAGTTTGAGAAATAAACAGGTGTCGAACCTTACCAAACCTGTCATCATCAAGTTTAAAATGCCAGCGGATCAG GtaataaagaaaagtacacGGTGTGTCTGGTGGGACTTCAAAAAAC GTGGATGGTCAACCGATGGATGTTCTCTCCGTGGCATTGTGAATGACACCATAATTTGCGAATGTAATCATATGACCAACTTCGCTGCTTTAGTG GATATTGATGGCCCGTCTTCTAAGGCGTGCGGAAAGCATTCCACTGCGCTGTCACTCATCAGCTACGTGGGTTGTGCATTATCAATATTGGGATTGTCGCTGACCATCTTCACCTTTGCATTTTTCAA AAAGCTCCGCAAGGATCAGATCGCCGCCAAGATTCTTCTTCATCTTTGCGCCTCGCTTTTGTGTGTACTGATCGTGTTTGTAGCAGGGGTGGAGAGGGGCACTGTCTCAGAAAATGCCTGTCTTATTGTAGCTGCTCTTGTGCATTACTTCTTGTTGGTAGCATTTTTATGGATGTTGATCGAGGCATACTTCATGTACCAAGCTTTTGTCAAAGTGTTTAGAGACTTCGGAGAGCACGTCATGTGGAAATGTTCAGCATTCGGTTGGG GGGTTCCATTTATCGTTGTGTTTGTTACGGTTGCCGTGGATAGAACCAGTTATGGCGGAAAACACTA TTGTCGTATTGGAGACACAGCATTCTTCGCTGCATTTGCGGCTCCGGTCGCGTTTGTTATGTTCGTCAACACCATCACATTTTTCCTCATCATGTATAAACTTGCAACGCGTCCACCCAATACCGGTGACCCTTCATCCAGCAGTGAGGGAGTTGTGAAGGTCAAGCGAGCCTTTGGAATTCTCATCCTTGTGGGCATAACCTGGGTGTTTGGCTTCTTTGCGATAGCTGACGCCCGCCTCGTCTTCCATTACCTATTTGCTGTCTGCAACAGTCTTCAGGGATTTGCCATCTTCGTCTTTTACTGCGTCATACAAAGGAAAGTGCGCGAATGTTGGAAGGCTCTGCTTACGTGTGACTTGGGTCGTCTGAAAAAATCCAGGTCTTTGTTCACGGATTCATATTATGATCGCAGGCGCTTGTCCTCGGCCAGCAGAAACCAATTGGATACCATGCGCCCTCGAGTTAGCACTGGGATGTCACAG GTGCAAATAACATTACCACGTGACCATCACAATCCTCAACCCGATGTGGTTCAGGATTGCcttcaccatagcaacataatTTACGATGACGACTGCGCGTATCCAAGACTACGAGTTGAGTCAAGTGATTACCAACTGAATGAAATGGGCGCAAGCCAGACAATTTGTACCGATGACTCTTGGGATGACCATTCCCTGAGATTTTCTTATCGTGGGGATTCTAGATCACCGAGTTTAAGATCCCGCGGGTTGAACATTCCACATTCCCAAAATTCCAGTGCACGAGGGACTCCTGCCAGCTCAGCACCCTCCACGCCGAAAATGTTAAGATCGCCGCGGATTCACCCAGTCGAAATACGCAAAGGACCAAGAGAAAGTACACTGCATCTGAACCCACCTTTGAAAGAGACTTTGAAAAGAACAGCTTCTCATACACCCGAGTCCTCGAGACCCACGAACCACTCCTTACTTAGGAGAACGAAATCAGCGAGCCTCTCTTTAGAAGATCTTCGATTCAGTACTGATTTTAGCGTGAGCAGTGATCAAACATCTTGTGAATCGCTGAGTTCCGAAGCAGCGACGCCGACAATGGAACAATTCTTGGGTGTCCCACTTC GTGAACAAATCGTGGGACCCGTTAGAGGTTCAATCAGAGGTTTTGTTGGATACGTGGAAACCACAGTTGAAAACTTTGACCTTCTGATTGACTTAGAAAAGCTTAGGTCTTCTGCTGCTGCTCGTGAAGCATATGGAGTTTAA
- the LOC136898379 gene encoding carboxypeptidase D-like, whose protein sequence is MIRISIILFIVFILTVHNVGGNPLFKKVLDMFHGGVKQKELMQDPSVEILNVDEFKNHDYEEMTWFLKYFAKKYPDFTRLYSIGYSVQNRKLWVMEISDNPGKHEPGEPELKYIGNVHGNEALGRELLLQLVKYLCENYESDDTVKHLVQTTGIHILPSMNPDGYEMAAVRGKGNKLIGKRNAHRVDLNRNFPDQFFPSTTGPPQAEVQAVMDWIKEYPFVLSASLHSGALVALYPYDDSPSGQSLYSATPDDDVFRRLAKTYSQVHPIMHLANPKWNCTDQKEEHFIDGITNGASWSSLSGGMQDYNYVHSNCFEITLELGCDRFPKGSDLRKHWSDNKNALMELLQQVHYGVSGFVKNTKGEPLSGATISVADRRHDVTSAKDGDYWRLLVPGSYEITATANGYQPQTRLVELQASEAKTLNFTLKLNQEDETQSSFAANEDELLDRVMAGGVMTNDIIDPREHIAKPSYNDRDEEPEDRHQLFTGMTDKARLSLEDQLLEDENPREDGSTAGIKLEEISGEGEQSGEGNPTTNKREIVAKPPMVKKTVKPKAVAHNKKTKVTTSNLKSKAHSAVQKKPPQVVKKILPAKSPPTDKRFAKLIGSTVACRISGKKALTTGNLRWVGHLPKMPTDDPHLIAGVELTADNKLGTDGTYRGVRYFSSAPKRGYFFRLKDCKAVKH, encoded by the exons ATGATACGCATCTCAATCATTctctttattgttttcattctaaCCGTTCACAATGTGGGCGGCAATCCTTTATTCAAAAAAGTGCTCGATATGTTTCACGGAGGCGTTAAACAGAAAGAGCTGATGCAAGATCCAAGCGTGGAGATTTTAAACGTGGACGAATTCAAGAACCACGATTATGAGGAAATGACTTGGTTTTTGAAATACTTTGCGAAGAAATATCCCGATTTTACGAGATTGTATTCCATCGGATACAGCGTGCAAAACCGAAAATTGTGGGTGATGGAGATTTCAGATAATCCAGGAAAACACGAGCCGGGCGAACCGGAATTAAAGTACATTGGAAACGTCCATGGAAATGAGGCACTTGGTAGAGAACTGTTACTTCAACTTGTTAAATACCTTTGCGAAAACTATGAAAGCGATGACACAGTGAAGCACCTCGTGCAGACAACCGGAATTCACATTCTGCCAAGCATGAATCCGGATGGTTATGAAATGGCAGCAGTTCGAGGAAAAGGGAATAAGTTGATTGGAAAGAGAAACGCTCATCGTGTGGACTTAAACAGGAACTTTCCGGATCAATTTTTTCCCAGCACTACAGGTCCGCCTCAAGCCGAGGTACAAGCTGTTATGGATTGGATTAAAGAGTACCCGTTTGTGCTATCAGCAAGTCTTCATAGTGGAGCATTAGTAGCGCTGTATCCATATGATGATTCTCCTTCGGGACAAAGTCTTTACAGTGCTACACCGGATGACGATGTGTTTCGGCGACTGGCAAAAACATATTCACAG GTACACCCCATAATGCACTTGGCCAATCCGAAGTGGAATTGTACCGATCAAAAGGAAGAGCACTTCATAGATGGCATCACGAATGGTGCCAGCTGGTCGAGTTTATCGGGAGGAATGCAGGATTACAATTACGTCCATTCAAACTGCTTTGAAATAACACTGGAACTGGGCTGTGATCGGTTTCCTAAAGGGAGCGATTTGAGAAAGCACTGGAGTGATAACAAAAACGCGTTGATGGAATTGCTGCAACAG GTGCATTATGGAGTCAGCGGATTCGTCAAAAACACCAAAGGCGAGCCTCTGTCTGGTGCAACCATTAGCGTCGCTGATCGTCGTCATGACGTCACTTCTGCAAAGGATGGGGATTACTGGCGGTTATTAGTTCCAGGTTCCTACGAGATCACGGCTACAGCAAACGGTTACCAACCTCAAACGCGCCTCGTCGAGTTACAAGCATCAGAGGCGAAAACCTTGAATTTTACACTCAAACTAAACCAGGAAGATGAAACGCAGTCATCATTTGCGGCAAACGAAGACGAATTATTGGATCGAGTTATG GCTGGAGGCGTTATGACAAACGACATCATTGACCCACGAGAACACATAGCAAAACCAAGTTATAACGACAGAGACGAAGAACCAGAAGACAGGCACCAGCTATTCACTGGGATGACTGACAA AGCCAGGTTGTCGCTTGAAGACCAGTTGCTTGAAGATGAAAATCCCCGAGAAGATGGATCGACAGCGGGGATTAAATTAGAAGAAATATCAGGCGAGGGAGAACAGAGTGGGGAAGGCAATCCAACAACCAACAAGCGCGAAATAGTGGCCAAGCCTCCTATGGTGAAGAAAACGGTGAAGCCAAAAGCAGTTGCGCACAACAAGAAAACGAAAGTCACCACCTCGAATTTGAAATCCAAAGCCCACAGTGCTGTCCAAAAGAAACCACCTCAAGTGGTGAAAAAGATTCTCCCCGCCAAATCGCCTCCAACAGACAAACGCTTCGCCAAACTGATTGGTTCAACTGTAGCCTGCCGCATTTCCGGGAAAAAGGCTTTGACAACCGGAAATTTGCGATGGGTAGGCCACCTACCCAAAATGCCAACTGACGACCCTCATCTCATAGCAGGTGTGGAGTTGACAGCCGACAATAAACTGGGTACTGATGGTACCTACAGGGGGGTGCGTTATTTCAGCAGTGCTCCAAAACGAGGCTACTTCTTCCGACTGAAGGATTGCAAGGCTGTTAAACATTGA
- the LOC136898378 gene encoding uncharacterized protein isoform X2, with amino-acid sequence MYVAGNTLFTRPCVCVSAKRFSKIVAKMCKFVSTEDLTKYRRLNLVRQKRMRITISYATMPRIVVVIVVCVAQCYGCNRALGMKSGEILDDQITASSKSGRFFRPALARLGLRRDGGGWCPSNDDQHPYLQIDLRTPHTLTSISTQGANSIYQNRIQKFRLSYSYDNKTWYNYTINGSVETFEGNYDPYITLSVTTKLPRALTARVFRIHPIIVDKDVPPCARVELIGCQPSEDCKTPVGVEDRRITDQQITASSHFNEHYAFNGRLNNKPQTNSNGSYSWGGWCTDANDKTPYLQIDMEQVRAVSGVATQGYMIDIYVTSYSLNYSTDGRTWQSYKEKGPKSGTKVFQGNWDNDTPIPNMFARRIYARFIRFNPIDFRGGLICMRVEVYECQPTKGSVPHVSPPSGTVALNRTSSVNLTCLVTGQAGARVEWYKNRQRLLGPPFSPIRSIRYGNGSVESVLTLSKVKYRDRGTIMSCSAWYPSLAINSTRNVLLLVHAPRPVVVVSDVLSRKAVLHVRDPSPTETVQYLVRYKIYPRYTTWIEERRNKTGHGADTWIVLHNIHPYSSYTVEVASHYRDDDVGPYSVNKHFTTKQAAPSGPPRDVLIIPRDKNSIRVSWSIPSARDCNGKITKYEIAVYQKNGDTRTYLSGEKTLSKDVTGLETNQRFLIGVRAYTKVGPGPYSKNQSYSTEVSRGSQVTQALEKLNKVPVTNKNAHIVTKEVRNITSKPTKLLQNDLSVTAKILDKVVKTNVTSVDVGDNVLRTISQVMDASPEVLEGSQRRNNKSARFVRIIEDYIDKGGKFSKGTSNIGVHTQVISKDSSSIAVSVKATHGSIAINHTQNATSLDSDASISVPGSILTNGTGNTTLIVVYYRNSKLFAPEYRRAEVCEDGFTKEKVQEVERSGASSYTMENSTGSRITTSSPVLSASLRNKQVSNLTKPVIIKFKMPADQVIKKSTRCVWWDFKKRGWSTDGCSLRGIVNDTIICECNHMTNFAALVDIDGPSSKACGKHSTALSLISYVGCALSILGLSLTIFTFAFFKKLRKDQIAAKILLHLCASLLCVLIVFVAGVERGTVSENACLIVAALVHYFLLVAFLWMLIEAYFMYQAFVKVFRDFGEHVMWKCSAFGWGVPFIVVFVTVAVDRTSYGGKHYCRIGDTAFFAAFAAPVAFVMFVNTITFFLIMYKLATRPPNTGDPSSSSEGVVKVKRAFGILILVGITWVFGFFAIADARLVFHYLFAVCNSLQGFAIFVFYCVIQRKVRECWKALLTCDLGRLKKSRSLFTDSYYDRRRLSSASRNQLDTMRPRVSTGMSQVQITLPRDHHNPQPDVVQDCLHHSNIIYDDDCAYPRLRVESSDYQLNEMGASQTICTDDSWDDHSLRFSYRGDSRSPSLRSRGLNIPHSQNSSARGTPASSAPSTPKMLRSPRIHPVEIRKGPRESTLHLNPPLKETLKRTASHTPESSRPTNHSLLRRTKSASLSLEDLRFSTDFSVSSDQTSCESLSSEAATPTMEQFLGVPLREQIVGPVRGSIRGFVGYVETTVENFDLLIDLEKLRSSAAAREAYGV; translated from the exons TGGAGGTTGGTGTCCTTCTAACGACGATCAGCATCCATATCTTCAAATTGATCTACGGACTCCTCACACCCTGACGAGTATTTCTACCCAAGGAGCAAATAGCATTTACCAGAACCGAATACAAAAATTCAGACTGTCGTATAGCTATGACAATAAAACATGGTATAACTACACAATCAACGGTTCGGTGGAG acATTTGAAGGCAACTACGATCCTTACATCACTTTGTCTGTCACAACAAAACTGCCGAGGGCACTGACTGCACGGGTGTTCCGAATCCATCCAATAATAGTGGACAAAGATGTCCCACCTTGCGCAAGGGTGGAGCTCATTGGATGTCAGCCATCGGAAG ACTGTAAAACTCCCGTGGGGGTAGAAGACCGAAGGATCACGGATCAGCAGATCACCGCTTCGTCGCACTTCAATGAACATTACGCCTTCAATGGCCGCCTTAACAATAAACCCCAAACGAATAGTAATGGCAGCTATAGTTGGGGTGGATGGTGCACCGATGCTAATGACAAGACTCCGTACCTACAG ATCGATATGGAACAAGTGCGGGCTGTTTCTGGTGTGGCCACCCAAGGATACATGATTGATATTTATGTTACTAGTTATTCGCTGAACTACAGTACAGATGGACGAACATGGCAGTCCTATAAAGAGAAGGGCCCCAAGAGTGGAACAAAG GTGTTTCAAGGGAACTGGGACAATGACACGCCGATTCCGAATATGTTCGCTCGTAGAATATATGCTCGTTTTATTCGCTTCAATCCAATCGACTTTCGTGGTGGATTAATTTGCATGCGCGTTGAGGTTTATGAGTGCCAACCCACTAAAG GAAGTGTTCCTCACGTAAGTCCCCCAAGTGGAACAGTGGCGCTGAATCGGACCAGTTCTGTAAACTTAACGTGCCTTGTCACGGGGCAGGCTGGAGCTCGCGTGGAATGGTACAAGAACAGGCAGAGACTTTTAGGGCCGCCTTTCTCGCCGATCCGTAGTATTCGCTACGGAAACGGAAGCGTTGAAAGCGTGCTGACTCTCAGCAAGGTCAAGTACAGGGATCGAGGAACGATTATGTCGTGTTCGGCTTGGTACCCTTCCCTGGCCATTAACTCTACACGGAATGTCCTCTTGTTAGTTCACG CCCCTCGCCCTGTCGTTGTTGTATCTGATGTGCTATCCAGAAAAGCGGTACTTCATGTAAGAGACCCGTCGCCTACAGAAACCGTTCAGTATTTAGTACGATACAAAATATACCCTAGATACACAACCTGGATTGAAGAGAGACGGAATAAAACTGGTCATGGTGCTGACACCTGGATAGTTTTACATAACATACATCCTTACTCGTCCTATACAGTGGAAGTGGCTTCACATTACAGAGACGACGACGTTGGTCCTTACAGTGTTAACAAGCACTTTACAACCAAGCAAGCAG CCCCAAGCGGTCCACCACGTGATGTTCTTATCATACCACGTGACAAGAATAGTATTCGCGTGTCTTGGTCCATTCCCAGTGCGAGAGACTGCAATGGCAAAATAACCAAGTACGAGATTGCAGTGTACCAAAAAAATGGCGACACTCGAACTTACTTGAGCGGAGAAAAGACGCTCTCAAAGGATGTTACAGGATTGGAAACGAATCAACGATTTTTGATTGGAGTGCGGGCATATACAAAGGTGGGACCTGGGCCATACAGCAAGAATCAAAGCTATTCGACAG AGGTCAGTCGAGGTTCCCAAGTAACGCAAGCGTTAGAGAAACTCAATAAG GTTCCTGTAACGAACAAAAACGCTCACATTGTCACGAAAGAAGTTCGGAATATTACATCCAAGCCGACGAAACTGTTACAGAACGACTTATCCGTGACAGCAAAGATCCTTGACAAAGTTGTCAAAACAAACGTCACTTCCGTTGACGTAGGCGACAACGTGTTGCGCACCATAAGTCAAGTGATGGATGCTAGCCCTGAAGTACTGGAAGGTTCACAAAGAAGGAACAACAAATCCGCTAG ATTCGTAAGAATTATTGAGGATTACATTGACAAGGGAGGTAAATTCAGCAAAGGAACATCGAACATTGGCGTGCATACACAAGTGATCTCTAAAGATAGCAGTAGTATTGCCGTGTCTGTAAAAGCCACACATGGCAGCATCGCCATTAACCACACCCAAAACGCTACCAGTCTCGATAGCGATGCGAGTATATCTGTGCCGGGGTCGATTCTCACCAACGGCACTGGCAATACGACGTTGATTGTGGTTTACTACCGCAACAGCAAGCTTTTTGCGCCGGAATATCGAAGAGCAGAGGTTTGCGAGGACGGTTTTACCAAGGAAAAGGTCCAAGAAGTGGAAAGATCGGGCGCTTCGTCGTACACCATGGAGAATTCAACAGGAAGTAGAATTACTACGAGCAGCCCTGTCTTGTCAGCCAGTTTGAGAAATAAACAGGTGTCGAACCTTACCAAACCTGTCATCATCAAGTTTAAAATGCCAGCGGATCAG GtaataaagaaaagtacacGGTGTGTCTGGTGGGACTTCAAAAAAC GTGGATGGTCAACCGATGGATGTTCTCTCCGTGGCATTGTGAATGACACCATAATTTGCGAATGTAATCATATGACCAACTTCGCTGCTTTAGTG GATATTGATGGCCCGTCTTCTAAGGCGTGCGGAAAGCATTCCACTGCGCTGTCACTCATCAGCTACGTGGGTTGTGCATTATCAATATTGGGATTGTCGCTGACCATCTTCACCTTTGCATTTTTCAA AAAGCTCCGCAAGGATCAGATCGCCGCCAAGATTCTTCTTCATCTTTGCGCCTCGCTTTTGTGTGTACTGATCGTGTTTGTAGCAGGGGTGGAGAGGGGCACTGTCTCAGAAAATGCCTGTCTTATTGTAGCTGCTCTTGTGCATTACTTCTTGTTGGTAGCATTTTTATGGATGTTGATCGAGGCATACTTCATGTACCAAGCTTTTGTCAAAGTGTTTAGAGACTTCGGAGAGCACGTCATGTGGAAATGTTCAGCATTCGGTTGGG GGGTTCCATTTATCGTTGTGTTTGTTACGGTTGCCGTGGATAGAACCAGTTATGGCGGAAAACACTA TTGTCGTATTGGAGACACAGCATTCTTCGCTGCATTTGCGGCTCCGGTCGCGTTTGTTATGTTCGTCAACACCATCACATTTTTCCTCATCATGTATAAACTTGCAACGCGTCCACCCAATACCGGTGACCCTTCATCCAGCAGTGAGGGAGTTGTGAAGGTCAAGCGAGCCTTTGGAATTCTCATCCTTGTGGGCATAACCTGGGTGTTTGGCTTCTTTGCGATAGCTGACGCCCGCCTCGTCTTCCATTACCTATTTGCTGTCTGCAACAGTCTTCAGGGATTTGCCATCTTCGTCTTTTACTGCGTCATACAAAGGAAAGTGCGCGAATGTTGGAAGGCTCTGCTTACGTGTGACTTGGGTCGTCTGAAAAAATCCAGGTCTTTGTTCACGGATTCATATTATGATCGCAGGCGCTTGTCCTCGGCCAGCAGAAACCAATTGGATACCATGCGCCCTCGAGTTAGCACTGGGATGTCACAG GTGCAAATAACATTACCACGTGACCATCACAATCCTCAACCCGATGTGGTTCAGGATTGCcttcaccatagcaacataatTTACGATGACGACTGCGCGTATCCAAGACTACGAGTTGAGTCAAGTGATTACCAACTGAATGAAATGGGCGCAAGCCAGACAATTTGTACCGATGACTCTTGGGATGACCATTCCCTGAGATTTTCTTATCGTGGGGATTCTAGATCACCGAGTTTAAGATCCCGCGGGTTGAACATTCCACATTCCCAAAATTCCAGTGCACGAGGGACTCCTGCCAGCTCAGCACCCTCCACGCCGAAAATGTTAAGATCGCCGCGGATTCACCCAGTCGAAATACGCAAAGGACCAAGAGAAAGTACACTGCATCTGAACCCACCTTTGAAAGAGACTTTGAAAAGAACAGCTTCTCATACACCCGAGTCCTCGAGACCCACGAACCACTCCTTACTTAGGAGAACGAAATCAGCGAGCCTCTCTTTAGAAGATCTTCGATTCAGTACTGATTTTAGCGTGAGCAGTGATCAAACATCTTGTGAATCGCTGAGTTCCGAAGCAGCGACGCCGACAATGGAACAATTCTTGGGTGTCCCACTTC GTGAACAAATCGTGGGACCCGTTAGAGGTTCAATCAGAGGTTTTGTTGGATACGTGGAAACCACAGTTGAAAACTTTGACCTTCTGATTGACTTAGAAAAGCTTAGGTCTTCTGCTGCTGCTCGTGAAGCATATGGAGTTTAA